The genomic DNA ATTGAAAAGGAAGCCGAAGCATACCTAAAAAAGAAAGGGGGGCGCCATGAATAACTCACAGAACCTCCCAAAACACAAAGGACAATACAAAAGTAATGGATTACGCCCACAAATCAAAATTGTTTTTCAGGCGTTTTACAACCAACCCAAAACTATGTTGATGGTTGCGGTTGAAACAGGTATTTTACGGGCTAATATTTGCCGTTACGTTGCGGAACTGCAAAAGCAAAATCGCATTAGCATAGTACGCAAAGGGTTTTGTCCAATATCAAAACATAGAGCAGGGTTTTACACTACAAACCCCGAGCTGTTCTCAACCATTGTTGAACCCTCAAATACTGTTAAGCCATGAAACTTGCACCTGTATTTGACGACCTCAACAACCCATTAGAACAACCAAAAGTTTGGCTTAATCATTTTGACGTACTGGAGCAAAAACGCAAAGAAACATTACAGAACAAAGGGCTTTTTAAAATGATGACAGCCAACGAATGGTTGGAGTTTGCAAAAACAAGTCCAATACCAGAAATGCTATTTGACAAATTTTGGCACGAAGGCGAAATATGTATTTTATTTTCAGATAGCAATTTAGGAAAATCAATTTTAGCCGTTCAAATTGCCGATAGTATAAGCAGGGGGCAACAAATACCCGGCTTTAAAATGGAAGCTCCAGCGCAAAAAGTATTGTATTTTGATTTTGAACTTTCACCCAAACAATTTGAAGTAAGATATTCCGTAAAAAATGAAGCTCTAAAGGTTTTTGAAAACCATTATCAATTTGACAAAAGTAATTTTTTAAGAGTTGAAATAAACCCGGAAGCCGAACCGCCAACGGAAACCACCTTTGAAAATTATCTTAATCAATCATTAGAGCAAAGCATTGTTGAAACAGGGGCGAAAATCTTAATCATTGATAATATTACATACCTCAAAAATGAAACGGAACGTTCAAAAGATGCTTTACCCTTAATGAAATATTTGAAGGCGTTAAAAAGCAAATACGGACTTTCAATTTTAGCACTTGCACACACACCTAAACGTGATTTAAGCCGACCAATAACCCAAAATGATTTAGGCGGTAGTAAAATGCTTTACAATTTTGTTGACAGTTGTTTCGCAATAGGGCAAAGCAATACCGATAAAAATTTGAGATACATAAAGCAGATTAAAGCCCGAAATACGGAAATGATTTACGATACTGAAAACGTAATTGTTTGTCAAATTAACAAGCCGTACAATTTCCTTGCGTTTGAGTTTTTGGGATTTGGTGCAGAGCGGGAACACCTTAAACAAGTAACAGAAAAAGAACGCGAAAGCATTATTGAACAAGTAAAGGAATTGAGTAAAAAAGGATGTTCACAAAGGCAAATTTCAACTGAATTGGGTATTTCATTAGGAGCAGTAAATAAGTATTTGAAAATGTAAAATTTTTCACACCGTTCACACCGTTCACACCGTTCACGCGTGAACACCGTGAACACCGTGAACACCGTGAACGCAAAGTAAAGAAAAATGAATACAGAACACCGATATACATTAGAAAAAGGCAGTAAAAAGCACTATTGCCCCAATTGTAATAAAAAGACGTTTGTCCGGTACATAGATAGAAAAACAGGCGACTATTTACCCGAAAAGTATGGACGTTGCGACCGTGAAAGTAAATGTTCATATCACCTCAACCCCTATTTAGATGGATATGCAAAAATGATTTGGGAGCAAGAACAAAAAGTTACTGGAGTTACTAAAGTTACTGTTCAAAAACAAAATATTTTTCACACTCAACCCATACCCCAGCCCATTCCTGAACCTGTGTTTTTTGACTTTGAAACCTTTAAACAAACATTGCAACCCGAACGCTACGAAAAAAACACGTTTATTCAGAACCTGTTTTATAAGGTGCAATTTCCCTTTGATGTTGAAGACGTTACAAAAGTTATACAGTTATACCGGTTGGGTACGGTTGCAAGCGGTTACAGGGCAGGGGCAATTACTTTTCCTTTCATTGATATTAAAGGCAATGTAAGAGCCGTTCAGGTAAAGCAATTTGATGAACAGAACCACACCACAGGCACTGACTTTTTACACTCAATAATCGAAAGGCATTACGCCCGGAGCAATAAGCCCTTGCCTGAATGGTTAAAAGCATACACGAAACAGGATAAAATTATTACTTGTCTATTTGGCGAACACCTTTTAAGCAAATACCACAGCAACCCGGTTGCATTGGTTGAAGCCCCGAAAACAGCCGTTTACGGTACGTTATATTTTGGTTTACCTGAAACGCCCGAAAGTCTTGTTTGGTTGGCAGTTTACAACAAAAGCAGTTTCTCATTTGACAAGCTGAAAGTATTACAAGGGCGTTTTGTGTATGTTTTCCCCGACCTATCAAATGACGGTAGCACCTTTAAAGAATGGGAAACCAAAGCCAAAGAATACGAAAGCCGTTTACACGGAACCCGTTTTATTTTTTCGAACTTACTGGAGCAGTTGGTACAAGACCAAGAAAAAGCAAAGGGCTACGATATTGCTGATTACCTAATAAAACTGGACTGGCGACAATTCAGAAAATATAAAGACCATAAGCAAGAAACACCCCCAAAGGACGAACTCAACAAACCAAATCTGGACAATTTGGACACAATAAAAGGAAATAGTATTCAAACGCAATTCCAAACGCGAACTGAACCATACAAGCAAATGGTTAATAAATCGAAAAGTTGGAGCGTTGAAATAAATGAACTTGAAGACTACTTTTCAAAAATTGAATTACCGAAGACACCTATAAAACTTAACGAATTTACAACAATTTTAAACTGTGAACTTTTCATTGAAAGCCACATAAATACTATTAAAAAGCACAAAGGGAACAATACGTTCCTACCATATTTAGAGCGATTAAAGCAATTTAAACAACTATTACTTTCGGCAAATTAGAACCAGCCCTAAAGTCAATTTTTCCAGAATACCCAAAAGGCGCTTTGAACGCAAAAACATTTTGTTAAACATTTAAACCCGATGTTTATACATTTACAATTTTAGCAAGGGTTTCAACCAAGTTTTGTACCTTATTTGTACCGCATAAT from Tenuifilum sp. 4138str includes the following:
- a CDS encoding AAA family ATPase, whose translation is MKLAPVFDDLNNPLEQPKVWLNHFDVLEQKRKETLQNKGLFKMMTANEWLEFAKTSPIPEMLFDKFWHEGEICILFSDSNLGKSILAVQIADSISRGQQIPGFKMEAPAQKVLYFDFELSPKQFEVRYSVKNEALKVFENHYQFDKSNFLRVEINPEAEPPTETTFENYLNQSLEQSIVETGAKILIIDNITYLKNETERSKDALPLMKYLKALKSKYGLSILALAHTPKRDLSRPITQNDLGGSKMLYNFVDSCFAIGQSNTDKNLRYIKQIKARNTEMIYDTENVIVCQINKPYNFLAFEFLGFGAEREHLKQVTEKERESIIEQVKELSKKGCSQRQISTELGISLGAVNKYLKM
- a CDS encoding DUF6965 family protein, which produces MNTEHRYTLEKGSKKHYCPNCNKKTFVRYIDRKTGDYLPEKYGRCDRESKCSYHLNPYLDGYAKMIWEQEQKVTGVTKVTVQKQNIFHTQPIPQPIPEPVFFDFETFKQTLQPERYEKNTFIQNLFYKVQFPFDVEDVTKVIQLYRLGTVASGYRAGAITFPFIDIKGNVRAVQVKQFDEQNHTTGTDFLHSIIERHYARSNKPLPEWLKAYTKQDKIITCLFGEHLLSKYHSNPVALVEAPKTAVYGTLYFGLPETPESLVWLAVYNKSSFSFDKLKVLQGRFVYVFPDLSNDGSTFKEWETKAKEYESRLHGTRFIFSNLLEQLVQDQEKAKGYDIADYLIKLDWRQFRKYKDHKQETPPKDELNKPNLDNLDTIKGNSIQTQFQTRTEPYKQMVNKSKSWSVEINELEDYFSKIELPKTPIKLNEFTTILNCELFIESHINTIKKHKGNNTFLPYLERLKQFKQLLLSAN